The Aerococcus christensenii genome segment TTCAAAATCAACCAGATAGTACCATTTTATCTGTGGTCTCTTATATCCCCTTACTTTCCTCTTTTACAATGCCTATTCGAATTATTAATGAAACGGCAAGTACGCTGTCGGTTAGTCTTTCGTTAGGAATAAATTTAATCACACTAATAGGAGTGATTTATCTCATTAGGCGGTTATATCCACGTTTAATTTTACAAACGGATGATGCGATTTGGAAAGCGTTAAAGAGAAGTTTTCAAGGGTAATAAAAAATGCTTGCTTGTGCTGGCTTTGAAAAAAGAACAGCGACAAGCGGCATTTTTGGTTATAATACTTCTAAAAAAAGGGAAAATAAGAGGAGAAATATGGAATATTTCTTTAGACATGTTGCAGATGGTGAAGTGAGTTTTAATGTGGCAGTAGTCAAGCTATGTTTACTTTTTGTAATACTAGGGGTCTATCGTTTTCGTCATAGTAAATGGCTTCTTCAAGTGACTTTTATAGGGTTATTGATATTACAAGGACTTTTGATGGTATGGTATCTTGGCGAACCTGCCTTATTTTTAAAAGAGGGACTGCCTTTTTACCATTGTCGATTAGTAGCTTGTATCTTACCGTTTGCTTATTGGTTGAAAAGAGAAAAATTGACTCTTTATTTGGCTTGGTTAGGGATTATTGGCACGATAGTAGCTTTCAGTGTGCCAGATCCTTCAAAATATTTATGGCCCCATATTACCAATTTGACCTATATTGGCTCCCACGTATTATTGATGGTTTCAGGGATACTTGTACTTGCACAAATACATTCTGCGTTGAAAGTAAAAACGGTTTTCGCTATCAGTACGTAGATGAATGGGCTGTCTTGTTGGGGTTAATTTAGTGTTGCATGCCAATTATAGTTATTTAATGGCCTTGCCATTTGATTTAGGCTTTCGTCCTTCTTTACCATTAATTTTTGGAGCGACGCCGCTATTAATGACAGCTACTACTAGCTTTTTGGCAGCTTGGCAAATTGTACGTAAGTTACACGTTAGACAATTAAGAAAGCATGCGTTAGAAGTCGAGTAACCAATTATTAGTTGATAAAGAAGAGCATTCGCAGAGAGTGGATGCTTTTTTGTATGCTAACTTTTATCAAAATTGGTCGAAATGATAAGATTAGCAGAGTCTAAATGGGAGTCCTTTCACTTAGGAGGATCAAGACCAGATAAAAAAGATAACGTTTTATTGTCAAATCGGATGAAACGTGGTATGCTTACGGTATAGAAATAAATGGTTATTGCAGGGGTACTGGCAACAGTTGAGAGAATACCCTTTGAACCTGTTTGTTAAGACAAGTGTAGGGAGCAATAGTGTTGAGAAGTTCTCCCTGTTTTGAGGGAGTTTTTTTATGGATTGGAAAAGAAGTGACTTATGAAAATTGCATTATTAGAACCTTTAAGAGTATCCCGATCGACTATTGATAAGTTGGCTTTGCCTTTACGGAAATTAGGACATGACTTTATTGCATATGATTCGAAAGCAAAAACATCAGAAGAACTTTTTGCACGTAGTAAGGCATGTGAAGTGGTCATGATTGCTAATACGCCTTATCCAAGGAAAGTTATCTCTCGATTAACGCAGACACGTTTGATTAATGTAGCTTTTACTGGTGTGGATCATGTGGACATGAGTGCTTGTCGAGAGAAAGGAATTAAAGTGTGCAATGCTGCTGGATATTCCAACCAAGCGGTTGCTGAACAAGCTATCGGTATGGCCTTATCACTTTATCGCCACTTGAATAAATCTGATCAAACCATTCGCTTGGGTAATTCTTTTCTTGGGCCAATGATGGGCCAAGAAATAAAAGGAAAAACAGTCGGTATTGTTGGAACAGGCGCAATTGGATTAGCAACTGCACGTTTGTTTAAAGCGTTTGGTGCTCAATTATTAGGATATAATCGCACGCAAAAAACAGAAGCTTTAGCCATGGGTATGACGTATTGCTCTTTGGATACTTTATTGGCAAAAAGTGATATTGTGAGCGTACATTTACCTGCTACTGTAGAAACTAAGCACTTGTTAGATGCTCATGCTTTTCGTCGAATGAAAAAATCAGCAATCTTCTTGAATTTAGCACGAGGTGCTATTGTAGATAATTACGCACTAGCCTGTGCCTTAAATGCAGGCGAATTGGCAGGGGCAGGGATTGATGTATTTGAAACGGAACCACCATTACCTGATGATTATCCACTACTTAGTGCTCATAACTGTTTACTCACGCCACACACCGCTTATCTGACACAAGAAGCCATGCTTCATCGGGCACAAATTGCTTTTGATAAGACTCTAGCTTATGTAGAAGGCAAAGCGGTGAATTATATGTTGTCTTAATGAACTATTTTCTATTGAAGGAGGTGAGGATACACTGAGAACGAATGGACAATAACGTTTTTACCTAAAAAAGGAGGCAACGCATGAGTAGTATTAGTGCAGAATCTATTGATGAGATGATTGACTGGTTGGCAAGTTTTACCGAAAAACCTGAAGAAAAGGGAGTGACACGCCCGTTATATACCCAATCTTGGCAACAGGCATTGCTTGGATTAAAACAACGATTTGAAGCTATTGGGATGGTGGTTGAGTTTGACGCTGTTGGTAATCTGATTGCGACAGTTGAGGGAGAAACATATCCTGATGAGGTAATTGCTTGTGGTTCACATATCGATACAGTGACTCGCGGTGGGAAGTTTGATGGACAATTAGGCATCGTCGCAGCCTATTTATCGGTTAAAGAATGCTTGGAAGTTTATGGACGCCCTCAAAAAAGTTTACGGATTATTTGTTTAGCAGAAGAAGAGGGTTCACGTTTTCCTTATGTATTTTGGGGGTCAAAGAATTTCTTTGGGTTGGCCAAAAAAGAAGAAGTTGCTACACTTTGTGATACAGAGGGAATAAGCTTTGAAAAGGCTATGCGAGATTGTGGGTTTGATTATTTAATAGGGCAACCACAATTTTGCAATTTAGCCGCTTGGTTTGAGTTACATATCGAACAAGGTCCTTTGTTAGATAGTCATCATGAAGATTTGGGAATTGTGACAAGCATTGCAGGGCAACATCGATGGGATATCCATCTTAAAGGTGTACAAAATCATGCGGGGACAACGATGATGTCTTATCGCCATGATGCAGTAGATTGTATGGCTCATATCATCTCTAAGCAATTGGATAAAGCCAAAACAGCGGGAGATCCTTTAGTTTTAACTTTTGGTCGGATATCGGTGATACCGAATCAAGTCAATATCGTGCCTGGTCAAGTCACTTTTTCTATGAATTGTCGGCACACAGATGCGAGCTACTTAAATCAGTTCTTGCAAGAATTAGAAGAAGAGATTTATGCAACGGCTGATCATTATGGGATTGAAGCAAGCATTGATAAATGGATGTCAGACGATCCAACGCCATTACATCCAGAGATTATTCATTTATTGGAAGCACAAGCAACTAAGCAAGGGTATGCCTATCGTTTGATGTCTTCTGGCGCAGGACAGGATACGCAAATTTTTGCACCATTTGTCAAATCAGGAATGATCTTCGTACCATCCAAAGATGGTGTTAGTCATGCACCAGAAGAATATACCGCTCCCAAAGAAGCGGTACATGGCGTGCGCTTATTGAGTGAATCGCTTCGAGATTTAGCTTATTCTTAGAATAATTTATTTGTTGAGAAGTTAACCAGGATGAATGAAACAATTGAATAAAAATACATTGAGAGTATTTTACTGACGAATAAGGAAGTGGATACGAAGGGGCACACCACCACGGGTATGATGTCTTTTCGCGTCTTTTTTTTTGACCTACAGGAGTAATGGTTTAGGTCAGTCAATTAAAATGATAAGAAATAGGATATGAATTTTGCCATCGTATCACAATCTAACAGAAAAAAGAGGGCTTGAAATAAGGAGTGGTAAAAAATGAAAAAAATACAGCTGACCAGTCAAATTCTGATCGCGATGATTTTAGGTTTGGTAGCAGGCTCGTTTTTTGGAGAAAGAATTGCGTGGATACAGTTAATCGGAGACCTATTTTTACGCGGTATACAAATGGCGGTTGTCGTAATGATTATGGGAGCTGTCATTGAAGCGGTTGGTCAATTAAATCCAAAAGAGTTGGGAAAAGTAGGCGGGAAGTTAGCTGCTTGGTTTGTTGGGGGAACCTTGGTGTCTGCTGCTGTGGGCTTGCTGTTTGCACAATGGATTCGTCCTGGAGAAGGGTTGTCACTAACCTTATCTCAAAATAATTTAGCCGCTCAAACTAAAATTCCAAGTTTGCGCGAGACAATTTTGAATTTTGTACCAAGCAACATTATGAAAGCTATGAGTGAAGGCAATATGATCCAAGTGATTATTTTTGCACTCTTTTTTGGGTATGCTTTGAGTTTATTAAGTAGTCAAAAAGAAATGACAAATTTAAAAGAAAGTATTCATCAATTTAATCAGATTATTATTGAAATGATTAAGCAAGTGATGAAATTGGCACCAATCGGTATTTTTGCATTACTAGCAGGGGTTACTGGTAAAGTGGGCTTACAAATTATCTTGCCGTTAGTTAAATTTTTGCTGACAATGGGGGTAGCTACTATTGTTGTTTTTGTGGGATGGCTAGTATTAGTGGGCATTTATTGCCAAGTTTCTCCTATTCTTGTTTTGAAAAAGATGTGGAGAATGAGTTTAGTGGCTTTTACTACGACCTCTTCTTCTATTACTTTACCTATTGAAATGGAAGATCAAGAAAATAAATTAGGAGTTTCTAAACGAATTTCAGGAGTAGCAGCTCCTTTGGCAATGGCAATGAATAGTAACGGATTAGCCATTTATTTGTCCATTGCGGTGGTGACCTTAAGTCAAATTTATAATTTACAATTGTCAACGGGTCAATTATTACAAACGATTATTTTATCAACGCTATGTACATTTGGTACGGTTACTGTACCAGGAGGTGGATTGGTGGCCTTAGCCATTGTTGTCCCTGCTTTAGGATTACCTTTAGAAAGTGTAGCGTTATTAGCGGGAGTAGATTGGTTTTCAGGAATGTTTAGAACTTTATTGAATGTTGATGGAGATACTTTTATTGCGATGTTGATTGCAAAAGATGAAAAAGAATTAGATTATCGTTTATTAAAGGATCCCGCTAATATTTAATTAGAAAGTAATAAAAGAAAGGAGGCAGGTAGGTGTTAACTTTAAATCATCAAAAAATAGCATATCATCCTAATGAAACGGTATATGCTTTATTGAAGCGGACACATTTCAGTACGACATTTGTCGCTGTAGAAGTCAATGGACGATTAATCAAACGAGAAAATTTTGAACAAGAGGTTATTCCAGAAAGGGCAACTATTGAAGTTTTTAGTATTGTAGGAGGAGGATAGAATGGATGATACAGCATTACGTGAAAAAGTATTGAAACGTCAATTACCAAAAGATAATGCTCTGTTTCAATCGCAACACATCACGATACTGGGGTGTGGAGGATTAGGATCAAATATTGCAATGATGTTATCCCGTGCAGGTATTGGTAAGTTATCTCTTTATGATTA includes the following:
- the thiS gene encoding sulfur carrier protein ThiS, with translation MLTLNHQKIAYHPNETVYALLKRTHFSTTFVAVEVNGRLIKRENFEQEVIPERATIEVFSIVGGG
- a CDS encoding dicarboxylate/amino acid:cation symporter; translation: MKKIQLTSQILIAMILGLVAGSFFGERIAWIQLIGDLFLRGIQMAVVVMIMGAVIEAVGQLNPKELGKVGGKLAAWFVGGTLVSAAVGLLFAQWIRPGEGLSLTLSQNNLAAQTKIPSLRETILNFVPSNIMKAMSEGNMIQVIIFALFFGYALSLLSSQKEMTNLKESIHQFNQIIIEMIKQVMKLAPIGIFALLAGVTGKVGLQIILPLVKFLLTMGVATIVVFVGWLVLVGIYCQVSPILVLKKMWRMSLVAFTTTSSSITLPIEMEDQENKLGVSKRISGVAAPLAMAMNSNGLAIYLSIAVVTLSQIYNLQLSTGQLLQTIILSTLCTFGTVTVPGGGLVALAIVVPALGLPLESVALLAGVDWFSGMFRTLLNVDGDTFIAMLIAKDEKELDYRLLKDPANI
- a CDS encoding TMEM164 family acyltransferase — protein: MEYFFRHVADGEVSFNVAVVKLCLLFVILGVYRFRHSKWLLQVTFIGLLILQGLLMVWYLGEPALFLKEGLPFYHCRLVACILPFAYWLKREKLTLYLAWLGIIGTIVAFSVPDPSKYLWPHITNLTYIGSHVLLMVSGILVLAQIHSALKVKTVFAIST
- a CDS encoding hydantoinase/carbamoylase family amidase, with translation MSSISAESIDEMIDWLASFTEKPEEKGVTRPLYTQSWQQALLGLKQRFEAIGMVVEFDAVGNLIATVEGETYPDEVIACGSHIDTVTRGGKFDGQLGIVAAYLSVKECLEVYGRPQKSLRIICLAEEEGSRFPYVFWGSKNFFGLAKKEEVATLCDTEGISFEKAMRDCGFDYLIGQPQFCNLAAWFELHIEQGPLLDSHHEDLGIVTSIAGQHRWDIHLKGVQNHAGTTMMSYRHDAVDCMAHIISKQLDKAKTAGDPLVLTFGRISVIPNQVNIVPGQVTFSMNCRHTDASYLNQFLQELEEEIYATADHYGIEASIDKWMSDDPTPLHPEIIHLLEAQATKQGYAYRLMSSGAGQDTQIFAPFVKSGMIFVPSKDGVSHAPEEYTAPKEAVHGVRLLSESLRDLAYS
- a CDS encoding NAD(P)-dependent oxidoreductase, translated to MKIALLEPLRVSRSTIDKLALPLRKLGHDFIAYDSKAKTSEELFARSKACEVVMIANTPYPRKVISRLTQTRLINVAFTGVDHVDMSACREKGIKVCNAAGYSNQAVAEQAIGMALSLYRHLNKSDQTIRLGNSFLGPMMGQEIKGKTVGIVGTGAIGLATARLFKAFGAQLLGYNRTQKTEALAMGMTYCSLDTLLAKSDIVSVHLPATVETKHLLDAHAFRRMKKSAIFLNLARGAIVDNYALACALNAGELAGAGIDVFETEPPLPDDYPLLSAHNCLLTPHTAYLTQEAMLHRAQIAFDKTLAYVEGKAVNYMLS